GTGGGCACGATGATCAGCTCGCACTGATGCGGGCACAGCGTTACCTGCTGCGGCCGGCGGTGCGCATGCGCCGCTCGCGCCGCGCGGCCGCGGGCGACTCCGAGCGCCTGTGGCTGTTCGACCTGGACAACACGCTCCACGACACCTCGCACGCCATCTTCCCGAAGATCGACCACGGCATGACCATGGCCGTGGTCGAGGCGCTGAACGTCGACATCGACACCGCCAACCGCCTGCGCTCGCAGTACTGGAAACGCTACGGCGCCACCATGATAGGCATGGTCCGGCATCATGGCGTGGATCCCCATGAGTTCCTGCACCGCAGCCACGACTTCGATGTCGGTCCGCTGGTGCGCGCGGAAAAGGCGCTGGCCTACAAGCTGAGCCGGCTGCCGGGCCGCAAGGTGCTGCTGACCAACGCGCCGCTGCACTACGCCCGCGCCGTGCTCGCGCGCCTGGGGATCCTGCGGCAGTTCGACAGCCTCTGGGCCATCGAGCATATGCGCCTGCATGGCGAGTTCCGGCCCAAGCCTTCGCCCGCCTTGTTGCGCCATGTGCTGGCCCGCGAAGGCGTGCAGGCACGCAACGCGGTGCTGGTGGAAGACACCCTGGCCAATCTGCGCGGCGCGCGCCAGGCCGGCCTGCGCACCGTTCACGTGTATCACCCGGGCACGCCGTTCGCCCGCGGCCGCTCGCAGCGGCCGGCCTACGTCGACTTGCGGGTAAACTCCGTCAGTGATTTGCTGTTACGCCGACGCCCCCTGCGGGGATAGCGGCGCGCTCCTCCCCTCCCCTCCACCGTCAAGCCTGCGCGAGAGCAGACCCCTCCATGGCGAGCAAACCCGGCGAGCGCAAGACCCAGATTCTGCAAACCCTGGCCGAGATGCTGGAGCAGCCGCACGCCTCCCGCATCACCACGGCGGCCCTCGCCGCGCGCCTGGAAGTCTCTGAAGCCGCGTTGTACCGGCACTTCGCCAGCAAGGCGCAGATGTTCGAAGGGCTGATCGAATTCATCGAAACCAGCATCTTCACGCTGGTGAACCAGATCGCCATCGCCGAGCCCCATGGCCTGACCCAGGCCCACCAGACCGTTTCCATGCTGCTGACCTTCTCGGAACGCAACAAGGGCATGACGCGCGTGCTGACCGGCGATGCGCTGGTCACGGAAGACAACCGCCTGCAGGAACGCATCAATCACATCAACGACCGCATCGAGGCGTCGTTGAAGCAATCGCTGCGCATCGCCGTCACCGATGGCGGCCTGCCGCCGCAGGCCAATGTCGCGGCGCATGCCAGCCTGCTGACGCATCTGGTGCTGGGTCGGTGGCTGCGTTACGCGCAGAGTGGGTGGCGCATTGCGCCCACGCTGCATCTGGACGAACAGCTGCGCCTGGCGCTGGGCTGAGCGGCCCGCGCCGCCTGCCGGCTTCGGCGCCGATTAGCATCGTGGCACGATCTAATTAACTTCCTTTCCGTCTCTATTTCCGCCTATTTGCATTGTTCCATGCAACAATCTCCGCTTGCCGGCGGCGCGGGGCGACGAGCATAATGCCCGTCAAAGGTTTTCCACAAGCCCAAATCTCCACAGGCTTGATCAGTATCAATACGGGTTTTCCGCAATGCCGTCACGATCATGCTGTAGCGTCGACACACCGATTTGACCTATCCCGTTGCTCGCGGGGCGGTGTGTCGGCAGTTTGACCTCAACCGGAGATGGATATGACCGCGCAAGCCGCCGTCCCTGCCTCGCAAGCCCCAAAGAAAACCAAAATTCCAATCGGACTCGTCGCCGGCGTCCTTGTGATGATCGGCGTGCTGATGATGCCTTTGCCCGCCGACCTGCCCGTCGCGGGCCACCGGATGCTCGCCATCCTGGCATTCGCAGTGGTGGTCTGGATTACCGAAGCCGTGTCCTACGAAGCCAGCGCGATCATGATCACGACGCTGATGGCCTTCCTGCTGGGCACGGCTCCGACAATCAAAGACCCGCAAGTCATCTACGGCACCTCGGCCGCGATCAGCATGGCGCTGGCGGGCTTCTCGAACTCGGCGCTGGCGCTGGTCACCGGCGCCTTGTTCATTGCCGCGGCCATGACATTCACCGGGCTGGACCGGCGCATCGCGCTGGTGACCCTGTCCAAGGTAGGCACCAGCACGCGCCGCATCCTGATCGGATGTATCGCGGTGACCATCGTGCTGAGCCTGGTCGTGCCCAGCGCCACCGCGCGCAGCGCGGCCGTGGTGCCCATCATGATGGGCGTCATCGCGGCCTTCGGCGTGGACAAGCGCTCCAACATCGCCGCCGGCATCATGATCATCGTGGCGCAGGCCACCAGCATCTGGAACGTCGGCATCCAGACCGCCGCGGCGCAGAACCTGCTGACCGTGGGCTTCATGGAGAAGATGCTGGGCCAGCGCGTGGCGTGGTCGGACTGGCTGATCGCCGGCGCCCCCTGGTCGCTGATCATGTCGGCCGTGCTGATCATCATCGTGCTCAAGCTGCTGCCGCCGGAAAGCGACAGCATCGCGGGAGGCAAGGAAGCCGTCGAGAAGTCGCTGCTTGAACTGGGCCCCATGACCGGCGCGCAAAAGCGCCTGATGGCCGTGTCGCTCATGCTGCTGCTGTTCTGGTCGACCGAAGGCAAGCTGCACAAGTTCGACACCACTTCGACCACCTACTTCGGCCTGGTCCTGCTGCTGCTGCCGCGCTTTGGCGTGATGACCTGGAAAGACGTGCAATCGCGTATCCCATGGGGCACCGTGATCGTGTTCGGCGTCGGCATCAGCCTGGGCACCGCCCTGCTGACGACCCAGGCCGGCCAATGGCTGGGCAACCAGGTCGTGGCGCACACCGGACTGGACCACCTCGGACCGCTGGCGATCTTCGCGATCCTGGCCGCCTTCCTCATCGTCATCCACCTGGGTTTCGCCAGCGCCACCGCGCTGACCTCGGCCATGCTGCCGATCCTGATCTCGGTGCTGGCCACGCTGCCGGGCGAATTCAGCCGCCTGGGCATGACCATGCTGCTGGGCTTCGTCGTCAGCTACGGCTTCATCCTGCCCATCAACGCACCGCAGAACATGGTGTGCCTGGGTACCGAGACCTTCAACGCCAAGCAGTTCGCCAAGGTCGGCATCATCGTCACCATCGTCGGCTACCTGCTGATGCTGCTGATGGGCATGACCTACTGGCGCTGGCTGGGCTGGCTGTAAGGAGGTCGCATCATGAAGATTTCGATCGCCCAAGCCAATGAATACGGTCGCCGCGTGCTGATGGCGCAGGGCGTGCCCGAGGACATCGCCCGCGACGTGGCCGAGCACCTGGTCGAGTCCGACCGGGTCGGCTACACCAGTCACGGCCTGTCCATCCTGACGAACTACCGGCGCGTGCTGTCCGAGGGCCTGGCCCAGGCCGACGGCCGGCCCGAGCTGGTCAACGACCGCGGCGCGATGCTGGCCTATGACGGCCACCACGGGCTGGGCCAATATGTCGGCAAGGTCGTCATCGAGAAGGCCATTGAGCGCACCCAAGAGCACGGCCAGTGCATCCTGACCCTGCGCCACAGCCATCACCTGGGTCGCATGGGCCACTACGGGGAAATGGTGGCGGCCAAGGGTCTGATCCTGTTGGCCTTCACCAACGTGATCAACCGCTCGCCCACCGTGGCGCCTTTCGGCGGCGCGCAGGCCTGCCTGACCACCAACCCGCTGTGTTTCGCCGGCCCGCTGCCCGGCGGCCGTCCGCCGTTCATCGTGGACATGGCCACCAGCTCCATCGCCGTCAACAAGGCGCGCGTGTTGGCCGCCAAGGGCGAGCAGGCGCCCCCGGGCTCGCTGATCGACGCCCAGGGCAATCCGACCACCGATCCCAACGCGCTGTTCACCGACCCGCCCGGCGCCCTGCTGCCGTTCGGCGGCCACAAGGGCTACGCGCTGGGCCTGGTAGCCGAATTGCTGGCCGGCGTGCTGTCCGGCGGCGGCACGATCCAGCCGCAGCATCCGCGCACCGGCGTGGCGACGAACAACATGTTCGCGCTGCTGCTGGATCCGCAGGTGGACTTCAACACGGACTGGCGGTCGATGGAGGTGGGCGCGTTCATCGACTACCTCCACGCCTGCAAGCCGCAACCCGGCGTCGAAGGCGTGCAGTATCCGGGCGAGTACGAAGCTCGCAACCGGGCGCTGAACGAGGACACGCTGACGTTTGATAGCCGGATCTGGGATGGGCTTACCAAGCTGGCCGTCGACCTTGGGGTGCCTGAGGCGTTGCCTGCTTGAGGTTGTGTTTGCTTGCGGGCGTCCTATGAGTTCTTAAGACGCCCGTCACGTCGGCGGCCCGCCAGGCGCGGGGCAACGATTGCGGTCCGGAGCCTTCGCTCCGGACTTCCCCATCCTCATCCTCGTCACCGCCTGCGGCGGTTCCTTCGGATTCCGTCGGGCTTATCGACGCCCCGCGCCTGGCGGGCCGCCGACGCGACGGGCTCGTTCAGTTGCAATCTGACGTCGGCTGGGGCGAGCGGTGTGCTTGGCGTTCTGGCAACGAGTGGGGGTATGGCGAGGGATTTTGCGGGGATTGCCTCGGGCCGACCGCGCGGGCGGCCTTCCGAGGCTTCCGCGGTGTCTTGCGGTTGAGGATGGCGCTGCGCGT
The sequence above is drawn from the Achromobacter xylosoxidans genome and encodes:
- a CDS encoding pyrimidine 5'-nucleotidase, with protein sequence MRAQRYLLRPAVRMRRSRRAAAGDSERLWLFDLDNTLHDTSHAIFPKIDHGMTMAVVEALNVDIDTANRLRSQYWKRYGATMIGMVRHHGVDPHEFLHRSHDFDVGPLVRAEKALAYKLSRLPGRKVLLTNAPLHYARAVLARLGILRQFDSLWAIEHMRLHGEFRPKPSPALLRHVLAREGVQARNAVLVEDTLANLRGARQAGLRTVHVYHPGTPFARGRSQRPAYVDLRVNSVSDLLLRRRPLRG
- the slmA gene encoding nucleoid occlusion factor SlmA, with the translated sequence MASKPGERKTQILQTLAEMLEQPHASRITTAALAARLEVSEAALYRHFASKAQMFEGLIEFIETSIFTLVNQIAIAEPHGLTQAHQTVSMLLTFSERNKGMTRVLTGDALVTEDNRLQERINHINDRIEASLKQSLRIAVTDGGLPPQANVAAHASLLTHLVLGRWLRYAQSGWRIAPTLHLDEQLRLALG
- a CDS encoding DASS family sodium-coupled anion symporter, coding for MTAQAAVPASQAPKKTKIPIGLVAGVLVMIGVLMMPLPADLPVAGHRMLAILAFAVVVWITEAVSYEASAIMITTLMAFLLGTAPTIKDPQVIYGTSAAISMALAGFSNSALALVTGALFIAAAMTFTGLDRRIALVTLSKVGTSTRRILIGCIAVTIVLSLVVPSATARSAAVVPIMMGVIAAFGVDKRSNIAAGIMIIVAQATSIWNVGIQTAAAQNLLTVGFMEKMLGQRVAWSDWLIAGAPWSLIMSAVLIIIVLKLLPPESDSIAGGKEAVEKSLLELGPMTGAQKRLMAVSLMLLLFWSTEGKLHKFDTTSTTYFGLVLLLLPRFGVMTWKDVQSRIPWGTVIVFGVGISLGTALLTTQAGQWLGNQVVAHTGLDHLGPLAIFAILAAFLIVIHLGFASATALTSAMLPILISVLATLPGEFSRLGMTMLLGFVVSYGFILPINAPQNMVCLGTETFNAKQFAKVGIIVTIVGYLLMLLMGMTYWRWLGWL
- a CDS encoding Ldh family oxidoreductase translates to MKISIAQANEYGRRVLMAQGVPEDIARDVAEHLVESDRVGYTSHGLSILTNYRRVLSEGLAQADGRPELVNDRGAMLAYDGHHGLGQYVGKVVIEKAIERTQEHGQCILTLRHSHHLGRMGHYGEMVAAKGLILLAFTNVINRSPTVAPFGGAQACLTTNPLCFAGPLPGGRPPFIVDMATSSIAVNKARVLAAKGEQAPPGSLIDAQGNPTTDPNALFTDPPGALLPFGGHKGYALGLVAELLAGVLSGGGTIQPQHPRTGVATNNMFALLLDPQVDFNTDWRSMEVGAFIDYLHACKPQPGVEGVQYPGEYEARNRALNEDTLTFDSRIWDGLTKLAVDLGVPEALPA